Proteins encoded together in one Carassius auratus strain Wakin chromosome 32, ASM336829v1, whole genome shotgun sequence window:
- the LOC113052388 gene encoding B-cell receptor CD22-like — MMETLVTFLLTGSLIQGVFCGYSINLPQRVEALRGSCVFIPCSFDIDPQLSIYLTNSAKRKWFNAVTQVFDSSSPNTGLLKGEIFGTASQKNCTTRFDNLDQSHNGSYYFRLEAGILLQYNYKEPKHTQVQIAVLGSPPKPTLSLFKDQQEVMKMMEVIEGSSVILRCSTKIFCPSRPPSLRWSSSLNESVTEQQYQNQTDLISDLNFIVSQRHHRVTFTCTATHQLQQPTTTQESWIILVQYGPKNTSVRINPAGLVLEGCSVTLSCSSDANPAVNYTWYRDTEGLLNPVQTGPNLTISNTDPSHRGRYYCRAENKHGTQNTSVLLDVQYGPKNTSVRINPAGLVLEGCSVTLSCSSDANPAVNYTWYRDTEGLLNPAQTGPNLTISNTDPSHRGRYYCRAENKHGTQNTSVLLDVQCEY; from the exons ATGATGGAGACACTGGTGACGTTCCTCCTCACTGGATCTCTGATACAAG GTGTTTTTTGTGGCTACAGTATCAATCTGCCACAGAGAGTAGAAGCTCTACGAGGATCCTGTGTTTTCATACCCTGCTCATTTGATATTGATCCACAGCTGAGCATTTACCTCACTAACAGTGCAAAGAGAAAATGGTTTAATGCTGTAACACAAGTGTTTGACTCCAGCAGCCCCAACACTGGACTGTTAAAAGGAGAAATATTTGGCACTGCTTCACAGAAAAACTGCACCACACGCTTCGATAATCTTGATCAGAGTCATAATGGGTCATATTACTTCAGACTTGAAGCCGGCATTTTATTGCAATATAACTACAAAGaacctaaacacacacaagttCAAATTGCCGTCTTAG GATCTCCACCCAAACCCACCCTGAGTCTCTTTAAGGATCAGCAGgaggtgatgaagatgatggaggTGATTGAGGGAAGTTCAGTGATTCTGCGCTGCTCTACTAAGATCTTCTGTCCGTCTCGTCCACCATCTCTCAGATGGAGCTCATCTCTCAATGAGAGCGTCACAGAACAGCAGTATCAGAACCAAACTGATCTCATCTCGGATCTGAACTTCATTGTTTCTCAGCGTCATCACAGAGTCACTTTCACCTGCACTGCAACACACCAGCTACAGCAGCCGACCACGACACAAGAGTCCTGGATAATACTAGTTCAGT ATGGTCCTAAAAACACATCGGTGAGGATAAATCCAGCTGGTTTGGTTCTGGAGGGCTGTTCTGTGACTCTGAGCTGCAGCAGTGATGCAAACCCAGCAGTGAACTACACCTGGTACAGAGACACTGAAGGACTCCTGAATCCAGTTCAGACCGGACCAAACCTGACCATCAGCAACACCGACCCGTCACACAGAGGACGATACTACTGTAGAGCTGAGAACAAACACGGCACTCAGAACACATCAGTGCTGCTGGACGTCCAGT ATGGTCCTAAAAACACATCGGTGAGGATAAATCCAGCTGGTTTGGTCCTGGAGGGTTGTTCTGTGACTCTGAGCTGCAGCAGTGATGCAAACCCAGCAGTGAACTACACCTGGTACAGAGACACTGAAGGACTCCTGAATCCAGCTCAGACTGGACCAAACCTGACCATCAGCAACACCGACCCGTCACACAGAGGACGATACTACTGTAGAGCTGAGAACAAACACGGCACTCAGAACACATCAGTGCTGCTGGACGTCCAGTGTGAGTACTAA
- the LOC113051703 gene encoding uncharacterized protein LOC113051703: MLHSKFLLFSIQKPTTNRKLKLIKWLQSKKLLARRVKCSRCGHNMRMKRATSRNLDGFHWMCRHKSHRGKKTSRSVRVGSLFERSKLSLSSWLIFIYRFAQGLRIRQIDMMQDGIAKSSRTLSKMARIMRKVCHCAIKRYRRRHGQMIGSAREFAVLDESNFRHKRKYGRGRASTTWRRKKWVFGMLGVRDKCRHPILRLVKRRSRPHLIPIVVKHVRPGTTIISDEWRAYRGALANMGYKHFTVNHSQWFVDPHSGAHSQHLERAWLTYKTSVWRLRGNRTEKMLKEHLSLIEWTHWLGEKNKRGPLGRLIKDIHHQFPV; the protein is encoded by the exons ATGTTGCattcaaaatttttacttttttcgaTTCAGAAGCCCACAACTAACAGGAAACTCAAACTCATTAAATGGCTACAAAGCAAAAAGTTACTAGCAAGGAGAGTAAAGTGCTCAAGATGTGGCCATAATATGAGAATGAAGAGAGCTACATCTCGAAATCTCGACGGTTTTCATTG GATGTGCAGACATAAAAGTCATCGAGGCAAGAAAACCAGCCGATCAGTGCGAGTCGGGTCTCTCTTCGAGAGATCAAAACTCAGCTTGTCATCTTGGCTAATATTCATTTACAG GTTTGCTCAGGGATTGCGGATTAGACAAATTGATATGATGCAAGATGGCATTGCAAAAAGTTCCAGAACCCTCTCTAAGATGGCTCGTATCATGAGGAAAGTTTGCCACTGTGCTATAAAACGATACAGACGAAGACATGGACAAATGATTGGAAGTGCTCGAGAATTTGCTGTTCTTGATGAAAGTAACTTCCGTCATAAACGAAAG TATGGACGAGGGAGAGCATCAACAACATGGAGGCGAAAAAAATGGGTCTTTGGCATGCTAGGTGTGAGGGATAAATGCAGACACCCAATCTTGCGGCTTGTGAAAAGAAGATCAAGACCTCACCTAATCCCCATAGTTGTAAAACATGTGCGTCCAGGCACTACCATTATTTCAGATGAGTGGAGAGCCTACCGGGGGGCTTTGGCCAATATGGGCTACAAACATTTTACAGTGAACCATTCCCAGTGGTTTGTAGACCCACACAGTGGAGCTCATTCACAACACCTTGAAAGAGCTTGGTTGACATACAAAACAAGTGTATGGAGACTAAGGGGGAACAGGACAGAGAAAATGCTAAAAGAGCACCTCTCTCTCATAGAGTGGACTCATTGgcttggtgaaaaaaataaacgGGGGCCACTTGGGCGCCTAATAAAAGATATTCACCATCAATTTCCTGTTTAG